The following nucleotide sequence is from Chlamydiota bacterium.
TCCCACGGGCGCGGTTGACATATCGGCATAAGTATTGCATGCGGCGGAAAGAGGCGCAAGGTTTTTTTGCGGAATCCTTCATGCGCGGACGCGGAAAACCGCGCACCGCGGTCTGGAAAGCCGGGGGCAGGCGACGGAGCGCCGCCAGGGCGGGCTTCTGTATGCCGGCGCGAACAGGGGAGGGGGCCCGGATGGATGCGATCGAGGCGATCATGGGCAGGCGCAGCGTGCGGAGGTTCGCGGGGACACCGGTACCCCGCGCGACAATCGAGCGCATCGTGGACGCGGGAAGGATGGCGCCGACCGCGCGCAACGTTCAGCCATGGCGGTTCGTCGCCGTGACTGACACGGAGACCCGCCGCGCCCTGGCCGCCCTCGCGACCACGGGTCCGTTCATCGCGGAGGCGCCGCTCTGCATCGCCGTGTTCTGCGCCGACACGAAATACTGGCTCGAGGACGGCTGCGCCGCGACGGAGAACATCATCATCGCCGCGCGGGCGCACGGCCTCGGACACTGCTGGGTGGCGGGGGATAAGAAACCGTACGCGGGGCGGGTCGCCGAACTGCTGGGCGCCCCCGCCGGGCATCGCCTGGTGGCCCTGATCGCCGTCGGACACCCCGCGTCGGAGCCCCCGTCCGCGCCCAAGAAGCCCCTCGCGGAGGTGCTGCACTGGGAGAGGTTCTGAGGGAGAGGCAGTCGGCGTCCCGTGTGTCCTTCTGGCTCCATCGCCGCAACTTTTCGCTGGAATGCGTCGCGCCGCCGCGATACAATATGTTGTGGTGCCGGGAATCCTTGCATATGCGCACTATTCCTTGCACCGTACACGTTACACTGCTTTTACGGTGGGTGTAGCTCAGCTGGTTAGAGCACCTGGTTGTGGCCCAGGTTGTCGGGGGTTCGAATCCCCTCATCCACCCCATAGTTCGGGAGGCGAAACGGGGCCCGCCTCCCTGATCCGGTCGGCCCGCGCTCCCGTCGCGTCGCGGGATGAGAGGCCGCAGCGGGATGGAATCCGCCAAGGAGCGTATCGACGCCCTCTTCAAGGCCGAGGCGCGCGAGCTCCTCGGCAACCTTGCGAGGGGGCTCACCGTGCTCGGGCGGGGCGGGGGTGACGAAGCCCTCCTGCGGAAGATGGCGCGCGACGCCCACACCCTCCGCGGTTCCGCGACGATGATGGGGTACGCGGCGGCGGCCGCCGCCGCGCGCGCGGTGGAGGAGTCGTTCGAGGCCGCGGGGGGCGGCGGTATCCCGCCCGGCGGGGAGCATTTCGCCGCGCTCCGGCGGTGCGTCGAACGGCTTGTGGAGGCGCTGGACCGTGGCGCGCCCCCCCCGCCCCGGCGGGGGTGATCGGCGCCGGTTTCCAGGGGGCGGCCGGGCCCGCGGCAGACGCGGGCAAGAGGGAGGGGACAATGCCGAAGAAGGTGTTGATCATCGAGGACAGCGCGACCGACGCGGCGATCGTGAAGGAACTGCTCGAGAAGGAGGGGATCACGACTGTTATCTCCGTCTCCGGCAAGGAGGGCGTCGAGAAGGCGGTGGCGCTGAAGCCCGACCTGATCGTGCTGGACATCATGCTTCCCGATATCAGCGGTTTCGACGTCTGCGCCAAGCTCAAGGAGAAGACCGCGCTCAGCGCCACCATCGTCGTCGTGCTGAGCGTCAAGGACAACATCGAGGACATCACCAGGGCGTTCCACGTGGGCGCGGACGACTATATCATCAAGCCGCCGCTCCCCGAGCTGCTCACACGCAAGATCAAGCTGTATCTAGGCATCCGCTGAGCCGGGGCCGCCTGCGCACAACAAGAGGAACGACATGAGCGATCCCGCCTCCGGCGCCGTCGAAGTGCCGCGGCAATGGTACAACCTCGCGGCCGATCTCCCGACCTCGCCGCACCCCCCGTGCGCCCCCGACGGCACGCCCGTGACCGCCGAGATGCTGGCGCCGGTCTTCCCGATGAACCTGATCGAGCAGGAGATGAGCGTCGAGCGCTGGATCGATATCCCGGAGGAGATCCGGGAGATCCTGTCGCGCTGGCGTCCGACGCCGCTGCGCAGGGCGCGGCACCTCGAACGGCATCTGAAGACCCCGGCGCGCATATACTACAAGGACGAGAGCGTGAGCCCGCCGGGGAGCCACAAGCCCAACACCGCCGTGGCCCAGGCGTGGTACAACAAGGAGTTCGGCATCACCCGGCTGGTCACGGAGACCGGCGCGGGCCAGTGGGGCTGCGCGCTCGCCTTCGCCTGTTCGCTGCTCGGGCTCGAGTGCAAGGTCTACATGGTCCGCATCAGCTTCGACCAGAAGCCGCTCCGCAAGACCATGATGCGGGTGTGGGGCGCCGATTGTACGGCGAGCCCGAGCACGCAGACGAACGCCGGGCGCCGGATCCTCGCCGAGACACCCGACACGCCGGGGAGTCTCGGGATCGCCATCAGCGAGGCGGTCGAGGAGGCGGTGAGCGATCGCTCCGGCGCGACGCGCTACGCGCTCGGGAGCGTGCTCAACCACGTGATGCTTCATCAGACGGTCATCGGCCTCGAGGCCAAGGAGCAGTTGCAGCAGGCCGGGGAGAAGAGGCCCGACATCATCATCGCCTGCGCCGGGGGAGGGAGCAACTTCGCGGGGATCTCGTTCCCGTTCGTGTGCGACAAGATCCACGGAGACGATATCGCCATCATCCCGGTCGAGCCCGCGGCGTGCCCGAAGATGACCCGCGGTCCGTTCGCCTACGATTTCGGCGATACCGCGGGGCTCACCCCGCTCCTTGCGATGTACACCCTCGGGCACGCCTTTGTGCCGCCCCCGATCCACGCGGGCGGCCTCCGCTACCACGGGATGGCGCCGCTCGTGAGTCAGGCGATCGTCGAGGGGCTCGTGACGCCGCGCGCCTACAATCAGTTGAACTGCTACGCGGCCGCGATGCGATGGGCCGGGACTGAGGGGATGATATGCGCCCCCGAGACGAGCCATGCCATCGCCTGCGTCATCGAGGAGGCGGAGAGGGCCCGCGAGGAGGGGAAGGAGAAGGTGATCCTGTTCAACTACAGCGGGCACGGGCTGATGGATCTCACCGGCTACGACCGGTACCTCTCCGGGCAGCTCTCCGACTACGTGCTCCCCGAGGCGGCGCTCCAGGAGTCCGTCGAGAACCTCACGCGTCTGCCCAAGCCCGCCACGCGGCGGCCGGGGAACCGGTAGTCCGGACGGACGCCGCGCCCATCCTTCGCCGCGTTGCGCGATCCCGCCGCCGCGTCAGAGCGCGGGGCGCGCGTGCCTGCCCGCCGCGGCGGGCGGCTCCTCCCCCTTGGACGCCCGGGAACTCTTCCACCGCGTCTCCCGCCTCGGCTCGATCTTGACCGTCGCGGGGAAGCAGTGGAGGGACGCCTCCGCCTCAACGGGAAAGGCGGCGATCCCCTTCATGAAGCGGCTGGAACGGAGCCGCGCCGCCGCAACGGCGGAAGGAGGGGCGTGGAGGCGGGAGTGCGCGGCGGTTGGCGGGAGCGGCTCGGCAACCGGTTCCCGCACGCCGCCGGACCGCCCCCCCTGCCGGAGCGAGGGGAGGAGCGCCAGGAGAAGGCCCATGAGTAGCAGGAACGCGGCGGCCTCGATGGCGATGAGGGCGTCGAGCGTCATCCTGCGCTGTCTCACGGCGCGACCTCCTGCCAGTAGATGAGATCGAACATGTTCGTAGGCGGGAAGTACGGAGGGGGGAAGTAGACGACCCGCGTGTCGTAGATGTAGTTTTTGGAGTAGCCGCTCGTCTTGGTCGGCTGCCCGGCGATGTCGCCGCTGAAGGTCCCCACCGCTCCCCGCTGCCTCTGGATGAGGCCGCCGACGATCGTCAGCGTCCCCTCGAGGTGGCTGGTGTAGTCCTCCACCCGGAAGCTGCCGGTGCTGCTCCCCGTGCTGTCGGGGGCCCCCAGCGCCATCACGGTCGCGCAGATCTTCCGGTCGATGGGACCGCCGCCGTCGTCCGCGACGATCACGTCCCCCTTCGCGACCAGGCCGAGCGTGTCGGTGGACTCCGGCTGGTCGTACCCGGTCGAATCGGACCCCCCGTCGCCGTCGTCGTCGGTGTCGTCCGGCTGCTCGCCGGGAAGGGTGTACCGGCCGTCGCCGTTCCGGTCGACCCCCTCGTCGTTCACGCCGTTGCCGTTCGGGTCGCTTAAAAGCCCGTCCCCGTCATAGTCGACCGGGTCGACACGGTAGAGGACGTCGTCCGTGACGATGAGGTCCCCCTGCGTGAGGATGGTGAGTTGGCCCGCGAGCGTGCCGGAGATCTCCGCGTCCCCGTTCACGTACACGACCGCCTTGCCCGAGGGGCTGGCGTTCGCGTCGAAGACGTCCACGCGGTTCGTGACGGTGACGTTCTCGGTGGTGTAGTAGCCCGGGATCGTGACCGTCTCGCTGTAGCGGGTCGCGTGGTAGATCCCGTAGCGCCAGCCGCGCCAGGTTTCGGTCACGGTTTGGGGCGGATGCCACACCTGCTGCTCCTCCTGCTGGGTGTAGGTGAGCGTCCCCCGATCCCCCCCCTCGACGCCGAGGGTGATCTCCGTGTCTGAATCGATGACGAGCCCGAGGGCGCCGGAGGATGCCGCCTCTATCTCGGACATGTCGGTCGGGTAGGTGACGCTATCCGCCCCCAGCTCGTACCCGTCCCTGAAATGGGGCACATCCCGGGTGCCGTTGTTGGGGAGGGTGGAGGTTCGGGAGCTGCCGTTGTTGTAGAAGGTGAACGTGTCGCCGACGGAGGTGACCTTCCCCCAGAAATCGGGTCTGCCGGCGATATGGAGCGATCCGTTGGTGTGCACGAGGCCGAGCAGGGCGTCGGTCGTGACGAACCAGATGTTGCTGGGTTCGTTGTTGGTGAAGTACGCGTAGCGGGCGAAGCTCCCCAGAAGCATCGTCACGAGGATCTTCCTGCGCAGCTCGTCGCCGCTTTCGGGTGTGCCGTCGGGATCCGCGGTCCCGATGGAGGCGATGGTGTAGAACGGGATCGACCACGAGCCGAGTTCCACGTCGATCGAGGCGGTGTACGAGCCGGATCCGAACGGGACGGCGGCGGCCCCGAGCACCGTGGAGGCGGGGATCGTGTCCGTGGTCCTGAGGAGGGCGCTCCCCAGCTTTGCCTGGGCGGTGAGCCATTCCTTGGCGTGCTCCGCCCCCGCCTCCGCGAGGTACAGCGCCTCGGTGTGGCCGATCTTCCGGGCGACAAGCCGGCCGTCGGTCACGGCCGCGTAGAGCCAGGCGGCGATGACGGCGGTCATGATGGCGAGGAAGCAGCAGACGACGACCAGCAGATTTCCCCGGCGGGGATCCTCAAGGCGCGGTTTCATGGCGTCACATGTTCCTCGCAAATACCTCGAACGCTGTATCGAGGCTCGGTTCAGATGCATCGCGGGTTCCGTTGCGGTTCCAGTCGTTGTAGCACCTGAAGGCGGCCTGCACGCGGCTGTTGCGGGCGCCGTCCTGCCCGCCGGGGAGGATCCGGAAGATGCCCCCCGCGCCCGTCGGCTCGACGGACGGCACGATCGGTTCGTCGGACGCGGGGGAGGGGGAGCCGCCCGCGTTGAAATAGATCGTCGTCCCGTCCAGGTAGTAGGTGAAGCGGATGTGGACGATCGATCTGTTGTCGTGCTGGGAGGCCGTGGTCCCGGCGTACCCCCGCGTGCAGGAGGAAAGCCGCCTCGTCTTCGGCTCCGCGCTCCCGTAGGCGATCGCCTCATCGTCTATGTACACGACCCCGGAAGGGGGGAAGACCTCCGCGGTCTGCACGTGGAGCGAGGAGTGGGTGGCGTTGACCGCGGAGCGGAGCACGGTCGCCGGGATGGTCACGGTCAGGGCGTTCCCCCCCTGCGCCACGGCGATCGCCTCCGCGGCGCTCGATCCTGAGGAGAGCCGTTCGATCCCGTAGCGCGCGCGGGAGAGGAGGCAGAGCCGCTCGGAGCCGTCGCGGTAGAGGCGCGAGAAGGCGATGAAGGTGCCCAGGATGCCCCCGACGAGCAGGGCCGACAGGGTCGAGGCGAAGAGCACCTCGACGAGGGTGAATCCGCTCCTGCGCCTCCGCGCCTGCATCGGGGGTCTCATCAGGTCACGTTGTTTTTGCTGACCAGGGTGTGGAGGGTGACGTCGAACGAACGGTTCTGTTCGGTCCACTGCACGGAGACCGAGATCCTCTTCCTCGCGGCCCCGGAGACGCCGGATACCGTCACGACGATGTTCGCGCGGGGGGAGCCGGCCGGGTCGAGCGGGATCCCGGCCTCTCCGTAGGCGCCGGCCGCGGTCGAGAGGGAGGCGTACCGGAGGTTCATCACCTCCTCGATCTTGCTGCGCGCGAAACCGAGCGCCGCGATCTGGTGGGCGTTCCTTTTGACGGCCCCGTACCCCGCGAGCATCCCGCCGAGAATCGCCGGGAGCGCGAGGCCGAATATCCCCGCGCTGACGAGCACCTCGACAAGCGTGAGGCCCGCCCGTCCGTCTGCACCGGCGCACCGGGATACGCAACGGCTGGCTTTCATTGAACCATCTACATTATACACTACAATACCATTATGTCAATCGTGGCACTCGCCGCGCGGGAGCCGGGGAATGCGCGGATACGAAGCAGTGTATGCCGTATCGAATCGCTTCGATCCGCCCGTTCACGCCGGGAACCGCGAGCCGCCCGGAGGCGCGCTTTACTCGGCAGGATGCGTGTGCTATACAGGGACGGACAGAGGCGCGGCGAGGGGGGCGATCGGATGCAGGGAATCGGTCTGGGGCGGAGGGAGGTCGCGGCCTGGGTGGGGGCGATCATCGCGCTGATCCTGCTCGGTCTCGGCGCGGCCGCGGCGAGGAGGGCGGCGGCCCGGAGGGGGGCGGAGGTGCGGCCCGTGGACCCGTACCGCGCAGAGATCGAACGCACGGACCCGGTCGAAATCCACACCAGGAGCGCCTACGCCTACGAGGCGGAGGGGTCGCTCGAGATGGCCGTCAAGGAGTACCTCGAACTCGTGAGGACCGACCCGGACGACGTCGCCGCCCGCGCGAACCTCGCGGCGCTGTATTTCAAGACGGGCGCCCCCGAGCGGGCCGTCGCGGAGATCCACGAGATCCTGAGGATAGACCCGTCGCAGTTCGGGCACCGGGAGGTTCTCGCGGACGCCTATGCGGAGGCGGGGGACCACGCGCGGGCCGCCCGGGAGTACGAGGAGGCGCTCCGGTACGCACCCGACTCCGCGGATCTCCGCTGCAAGCTCGGCAGGGAGCACCTCCTGACGAGGCGGCATGCGCTCGCGCGCGACGAGTTCCGGAAGGCGGTCGAAACGGACCCGGAATCCGCGGAGGCGCACCGCGGTCTCGCGGCGTCCCTCCGGGCGTTGGGGGAGGTCGAGGAGGCGGCGAGGGAAGCGGCCCTAGCCGAGACGCTCAGGCAACGGGAGGACCCGCCGTTGAAGCCGGGGCGGCTCCCGCCGTACCGGCCGCTCCGCTCGAAGCGCCCTACACCGTGAGCGGCGGTTTCACGGCGTCGGCATCGGCGGGGGCATCTCCTGCCAGTAGCGCAGCGCGTACTTCCCGCCCTGCAACTCCTTCTCGCCGAGGGCCTCGTCGTAATGGTACTCCGTCCCGCCCTGCACGGTGACGGTCTTTCCCACGAACGAGCCGTACTTGTCCTCGCTGCCGGTGAATTTGAGGTCGGCGTTGGGGGCGTAGACCGCCCCGTAAAACGCGGCGGAGCCTCCGATGTACAGATCCGTGCACCCCACCCCGCCGTAGATCGAGCAGTCGGCGGGGATGCCGCCGGGGTTGGTGAGCCCGTTCCCGGAGAAGGAGGCGGGCGCATCGAGATAGAACTCCACCTTGCCGACCAGGTTGATCGTGCCGTTTCCCGACAGGGAGATGCTCGTGCCCCTGTAGCCGGTGACCCAGACCACAGTAGCGGGGTCGCTGCTGTCGGAGGGGGGGCCGGTGAAGGTGAGGACGTGCCCGGTGGACTTGATCCCCGTGAACTTGTAGTACCCCGGCTCGTAGGTGAGGTCGCTCTTGACGGTGAGCACGCCCGCCCCGGGCTCGACGACGTAGTTCCGGGAGGGAGGCGAATTGTACGGTAGTTCCTGCTCGAAATCGTGCGTGACGGTTCCCGAGATCGTGGCGCCGCCGGTCACCGTGCCCCCCTCGCCCGTCATCACGTTCCCGTAGACCGTGATGTTCTGGCCGAGGTCCACTGCAGGGTCGCCGCCGCTGTTGGTGGCGATGTCGCCCTTCCCCTCGTCCGGCTCTCCCGGCGCGCCGCGGTGGACATTGTCGCCGCCGTAAACCCCGTCCCGGGAGTCGTAGCTGTCCACGACGAGGCCCCCTCCCAGCGTGACTAACGCGTCCCCGAGGAACGCGCCGTCGAACGGCCGGATGACCTTGGGGACGCAGAGCGCCTTCACGGTCCTCGCAAGAACCCCGGGGGCGTGTATCCCCGGCGCGTAGCCGATGCTCTCGACGAGCCAGTAGGGCTTGGGACTCATCGGGGTCGGCCAGGCCCGGATGACAAAGTCGCCCTTGACCTCCCCGGCGTTGGTCGAGAAGCCGGTCACGCTGCGCGTCTTCGGGGCCCCGCCCCAGTCGGAGAGCTCGGCGTCCGCGTTCATCGCGTGGTAGACGTACTCCACGCCCGCCTCGGCGAGGTTGAACGCGACCGCCCCGCGGTAGACGCGATGGGTGAGGAAGGAGTCGTGCCAGGGGGAGAGCATGAAGCCCGCCGAGAAGATGAGCAGCGCGATGATGATGCACATCGTGATGATCAGCGCGCTGCCCCGGGCGGCATCGGTTGCCGGACGGTTCATCGGTTCACCATCAGGTTGACCTCGCCGCCGTGTTCCTGAACGTCACGGTGGTGGCGAGGCGCTCGGTCTGTGCGGTCACCGCCGGTTTGCCCGCGTAGTCGACCGAGGAGACCACGGCCACCGCGCCGCCGACCGCAAGGGAGATCTCCACCGCGCAGGCGTCGGCGGGCACAGACGTCGTGGCGTTGTTCCTGTCCTCGAGCGTGAAGGCGAGCGCGGTCACGCCCCGGGCGACCACCGTGGTGCCGCTTTCCCTGTCGCTTGATTCGTGGGGGATCACGATCCTCTCCAGGGCGTTCCCGTTCAGGCGGTAGACGAAGTAGTCGGCCGCGTTCTTGATGTCGATGATCTCCTTCGACGCGTCTATCGCGGGGACCTTGAGCACGAGGCAGGTGGCCGACGTCGCATGGCCTCCGTGGGTTGCGACCGGCTCGATCGTCCACCTGATGTCCCTGGCCATCGAATCCATCGCGTGGCGGATCTCGTTTCGGACGCCGAGGTGGGAGTAGCCGACCGCGAAGGCGCGCTGGTAGGAGATGAAGGTGTACAGCACGAACCCGATCGCCATCGCCATCACGCTCGAGGCGAACATGAGTTCGAGGAGGGTGAATCCGCCGCGGCAGCCGCGGCGAACGGGCGTTCCCCCTTCGCGGCCGCTTCTGCGCGCCCTCATGGCCGGCCTATCCCTTCCTTGGTGATGTACGTCGCGAGGCTCACGTGCATCGGCCGCCCGGGCGGCGGCCCGGCGTGCGAGACCCACCCGACGTGCGCGGTGACCTTCTTCATCGTCGCCGTCTCGTCCTGCACCGCGAACGAGCCGCTCACCGCCGTTCCATCCCGGTTGCGCAGCGACGGCACGGCGAACGTGTGCGGCGCGACGGAGGCGAAACTTGCGTTCCGCATCCGCTCGATCTCCTGCTGCGCTGCCTGGAGCGCCGCGGCGGATTCGCGCGAGGCCCTAATGGTCTGTATGCTCCAGGTCACGGCCGTGGCGAGGCCTCCGAAGGCGACCGCTACCAGAACGATGGCGATCAACACCTCCATGAGCGTCATGCCGCGCCGGCGCCCGGCACCCATTGGCGGATCCTCTCTTGGGCTCTGCCCTGTTTATATAGCATATTCAGGGGGTATTGTCAATTTCCGCGCCCCCCCGTGTCGTCTCCACGGAACGAGGCCCGGCTGTTCGCTCGGCCCTTTACTTTTCCTGAAATCGGTGCTACGTTCATACGCGGCCCGGTCAACTGAACATCCGCTCCGGGGAGAGCCGAATGAGGCGGTTCGCTGCGTTGTTGTGGGTGGGGGTATTCGCGCTCGGTCCCGGCGGCGAGGCGCGGGCGGCGGACGCCGCCTGGCCGATGTTCCGCTACGATCCCGCGCGTACGGCGAGGAGCCCGTACGAGGGCACCGCGGGTTTCGGGGTCAGCTGGACGTTCGCGGTGCCCGGGGGGACCGAGTCGTCGATCTCCATCGGCTCCGACGGAAGCGTCTACTTCGGCGCGTACGACAACAACTTCTATGCCCTCAATTCAAACGGGACACTCGACTGGAAGTTCCTCACCGGAAACGCGGTGCAGTCCTCGCCCGCCATCGACTCCGGGGGGGCGCTCTACTTCGGCGGAATCGACAACCTCGTCTATGCGCTGAACCCCGGCGGCGGCCTGCGCTGGTCGTTCGAGACCGGCGATCCCGTCTTCTCCTCCCCCGCGGTGCACGGCGGTGTGGTCTACGTCGGGTCGATGGACAACG
It contains:
- a CDS encoding nitroreductase family protein; translation: MDAIEAIMGRRSVRRFAGTPVPRATIERIVDAGRMAPTARNVQPWRFVAVTDTETRRALAALATTGPFIAEAPLCIAVFCADTKYWLEDGCAATENIIIAARAHGLGHCWVAGDKKPYAGRVAELLGAPAGHRLVALIAVGHPASEPPSAPKKPLAEVLHWERF
- a CDS encoding response regulator, which encodes MPKKVLIIEDSATDAAIVKELLEKEGITTVISVSGKEGVEKAVALKPDLIVLDIMLPDISGFDVCAKLKEKTALSATIVVVLSVKDNIEDITRAFHVGADDYIIKPPLPELLTRKIKLYLGIR
- a CDS encoding TrpB-like pyridoxal phosphate-dependent enzyme is translated as MSDPASGAVEVPRQWYNLAADLPTSPHPPCAPDGTPVTAEMLAPVFPMNLIEQEMSVERWIDIPEEIREILSRWRPTPLRRARHLERHLKTPARIYYKDESVSPPGSHKPNTAVAQAWYNKEFGITRLVTETGAGQWGCALAFACSLLGLECKVYMVRISFDQKPLRKTMMRVWGADCTASPSTQTNAGRRILAETPDTPGSLGIAISEAVEEAVSDRSGATRYALGSVLNHVMLHQTVIGLEAKEQLQQAGEKRPDIIIACAGGGSNFAGISFPFVCDKIHGDDIAIIPVEPAACPKMTRGPFAYDFGDTAGLTPLLAMYTLGHAFVPPPIHAGGLRYHGMAPLVSQAIVEGLVTPRAYNQLNCYAAAMRWAGTEGMICAPETSHAIACVIEEAERAREEGKEKVILFNYSGHGLMDLTGYDRYLSGQLSDYVLPEAALQESVENLTRLPKPATRRPGNR
- a CDS encoding prepilin-type N-terminal cleavage/methylation domain-containing protein codes for the protein MQARRRRSGFTLVEVLFASTLSALLVGGILGTFIAFSRLYRDGSERLCLLSRARYGIERLSSGSSAAEAIAVAQGGNALTVTIPATVLRSAVNATHSSLHVQTAEVFPPSGVVYIDDEAIAYGSAEPKTRRLSSCTRGYAGTTASQHDNRSIVHIRFTYYLDGTTIYFNAGGSPSPASDEPIVPSVEPTGAGGIFRILPGGQDGARNSRVQAAFRCYNDWNRNGTRDASEPSLDTAFEVFARNM
- a CDS encoding type II secretion system protein — its product is MKASRCVSRCAGADGRAGLTLVEVLVSAGIFGLALPAILGGMLAGYGAVKRNAHQIAALGFARSKIEEVMNLRYASLSTAAGAYGEAGIPLDPAGSPRANIVVTVSGVSGAARKRISVSVQWTEQNRSFDVTLHTLVSKNNVT
- a CDS encoding tetratricopeptide repeat protein; amino-acid sequence: MQGIGLGRREVAAWVGAIIALILLGLGAAAARRAAARRGAEVRPVDPYRAEIERTDPVEIHTRSAYAYEAEGSLEMAVKEYLELVRTDPDDVAARANLAALYFKTGAPERAVAEIHEILRIDPSQFGHREVLADAYAEAGDHARAAREYEEALRYAPDSADLRCKLGREHLLTRRHALARDEFRKAVETDPESAEAHRGLAASLRALGEVEEAAREAALAETLRQREDPPLKPGRLPPYRPLRSKRPTP
- a CDS encoding prepilin-type N-terminal cleavage/methylation domain-containing protein, encoding MRARRSGREGGTPVRRGCRGGFTLLELMFASSVMAMAIGFVLYTFISYQRAFAVGYSHLGVRNEIRHAMDSMARDIRWTIEPVATHGGHATSATCLVLKVPAIDASKEIIDIKNAADYFVYRLNGNALERIVIPHESSDRESGTTVVARGVTALAFTLEDRNNATTSVPADACAVEISLAVGGAVAVVSSVDYAGKPAVTAQTERLATTVTFRNTAARST
- a CDS encoding prepilin-type N-terminal cleavage/methylation domain-containing protein; the encoded protein is MGAGRRRGMTLMEVLIAIVLVAVAFGGLATAVTWSIQTIRASRESAAALQAAQQEIERMRNASFASVAPHTFAVPSLRNRDGTAVSGSFAVQDETATMKKVTAHVGWVSHAGPPPGRPMHVSLATYITKEGIGRP